One segment of Acidovorax sp. DW039 DNA contains the following:
- a CDS encoding chromate transporter — protein sequence MTSTQQAFAALSALDWLHLFTYYMSLSLLAVGGAISTAPDMHRYLVEQNSWLTDPQFNASIAIAQAAPGPNVLFIALLGWNVGLNAGGPGVAGWALGLLGIVVCMVGVMLPSSALTWFATRWGHRNRNRRSVRAFKQGMAPVVIGLLIATAWVITRGHGAELQNWPLWVLTAVSALLVWRTKLHLLWLLGAGALLGGLGLV from the coding sequence ATGACGAGCACTCAGCAAGCCTTTGCCGCCTTGAGCGCCCTTGATTGGCTGCACCTCTTCACCTATTACATGTCGCTCTCGCTGCTGGCCGTGGGCGGCGCCATCAGCACGGCACCTGATATGCATCGTTATCTGGTGGAGCAGAACAGCTGGCTGACGGATCCGCAATTCAATGCATCCATCGCAATTGCCCAGGCGGCGCCCGGGCCCAACGTGCTCTTCATTGCCCTGCTGGGCTGGAATGTGGGACTGAATGCAGGTGGGCCAGGGGTGGCGGGTTGGGCCTTAGGGTTGCTGGGCATTGTGGTCTGCATGGTGGGCGTGATGCTGCCAAGCAGCGCCCTCACCTGGTTTGCCACGCGATGGGGGCATCGCAACCGCAACCGTCGCAGCGTTCGAGCCTTCAAGCAGGGCATGGCCCCCGTGGTGATCGGGCTGCTGATTGCGACAGCCTGGGTGATTACACGCGGCCACGGGGCTGAACTCCAGAACTGGCCGTTATGGGTTCTCACGGCTGTGTCTGCTTTGCTGGTGTGGCGAACCAAGTTGCATCTGCTGTGGCTGCTGGGCGCCGGTGCCCTGCTGGGCGGGCTGGGCTTGGTTTAA
- a CDS encoding ABC transporter substrate-binding protein: MSRRQFLLNATQAMAAVGLPAWASSSFAAEEALSAKHLTLGCSIALSGPLGIAGSEQVAGMKAAFAEVNAAGGIHGREIRLDVKDDGYVPSRTAQNVTAMLEAQSAFALISPLGTANTAAILPMVESKGIPTVGPVTGATSLRTAEQRNVFFLRPSYREESLRLVKQVVEMGLKRIAVVYLDNPFGKEVLKDMSTALDNAKVERSGEFALAVDGKNAAELADKVAADRPGAVLLATTGTANTAFVLAFRTKAQGVPLAGLSVAVVSSELPKLASATRGLALVQVFPDANSQKSVVVRKFQSTMKAVGANPAHFNSTSSLEGWLNAQVMIEGLKNAGKEPTRDRLRSGLASIKSLSFGDFSVGFGGKAPFVGSDALYLAVYAENARRIS, encoded by the coding sequence ATGAGTCGTCGCCAGTTTCTCTTGAACGCCACCCAGGCCATGGCCGCAGTCGGCCTGCCCGCGTGGGCATCTTCTTCCTTTGCTGCTGAAGAAGCGCTTTCCGCAAAGCATCTCACCCTGGGTTGCTCCATCGCTCTGAGCGGCCCGCTGGGTATTGCCGGGTCGGAGCAAGTGGCGGGCATGAAGGCCGCATTCGCGGAAGTGAACGCAGCTGGGGGAATCCACGGACGGGAAATCCGCCTGGATGTCAAAGACGACGGCTACGTACCCAGTCGTACGGCCCAGAACGTGACCGCCATGCTGGAGGCCCAGTCTGCCTTTGCTTTGATTTCGCCCCTGGGCACCGCCAACACTGCCGCCATCCTGCCGATGGTGGAGTCCAAAGGTATTCCCACCGTGGGCCCTGTGACCGGTGCCACGTCGCTGCGCACGGCCGAGCAGCGCAATGTGTTCTTCCTGCGCCCCAGCTACCGGGAGGAATCGCTGCGCCTGGTCAAGCAAGTGGTGGAGATGGGCCTCAAGCGCATTGCAGTGGTGTATCTGGACAACCCCTTCGGCAAGGAAGTGCTCAAGGACATGTCCACTGCGCTCGACAACGCCAAGGTGGAACGTTCGGGCGAATTCGCCTTGGCTGTGGACGGTAAAAACGCGGCAGAGCTGGCCGACAAGGTGGCAGCAGACCGCCCCGGTGCGGTTTTGCTGGCAACTACCGGCACCGCCAACACCGCATTTGTGCTGGCGTTCCGGACCAAGGCGCAGGGTGTACCGCTGGCAGGTCTGTCGGTCGCGGTGGTTTCGTCCGAGTTGCCCAAACTCGCCTCTGCGACACGCGGCCTGGCGCTGGTTCAGGTGTTTCCTGATGCCAATTCCCAGAAGTCGGTGGTGGTGCGCAAGTTCCAGTCAACGATGAAGGCGGTAGGCGCCAATCCCGCTCACTTCAACAGCACCAGTAGCCTGGAGGGCTGGCTCAACGCCCAGGTGATGATTGAAGGGCTCAAGAACGCGGGCAAGGAGCCCACGCGCGATAGGCTCCGCTCGGGTCTTGCCAGCATCAAATCGCTGTCGTTTGGCGACTTCAGTGTGGGCTTTGGCGGCAAGGCTCCGTTTGTAGGGTCGGATGCCTTGTACCTGGCTGTCTACGCAGAAAACGCCCGTCGCATCAGTTAA
- a CDS encoding tripartite tricarboxylate transporter substrate binding protein, with the protein MNRKKLLLSAVICAMGAAVLPAVAQDGAYPTKPITLVVPFPAGGATDVLGRVIAKKLGDKLGQNVVIDNKGGGGTTIGAAYVAKAAPDGYTLLISSGTTFTINPAVRPKLPYDPVKSFEPIGITGRTGLILLANKDVPVSDVKQFVSALKAAPEKYSYGSFGAGTTSQFAGEMFFHAAGVKIQHVPYKGSAPAMTDLIGGQIPFTVDTVSAALPHLKDGKVKAIAVTTAKRSSLLPKVPTLAENGYPGLEMDTWLAVVAPRGLPPAVKTRLELTLAQVVSDPETRDKLIGMGFEPAYGSSKALAELIDKELPLMRAIAQRASITAD; encoded by the coding sequence ATGAACCGCAAGAAGCTGCTTTTGTCCGCCGTGATCTGTGCCATGGGGGCAGCGGTGCTGCCAGCCGTGGCACAGGATGGGGCTTATCCCACCAAGCCCATCACGCTGGTGGTGCCCTTTCCTGCGGGTGGAGCCACCGATGTGCTCGGGCGTGTGATTGCCAAGAAGCTGGGCGACAAGCTGGGCCAGAACGTGGTGATTGACAACAAAGGCGGTGGTGGCACAACGATTGGCGCTGCTTACGTGGCCAAGGCCGCACCGGATGGCTACACGCTGCTGATCAGCTCTGGCACCACCTTCACCATCAACCCGGCCGTACGCCCCAAGCTGCCGTATGACCCGGTCAAGAGCTTTGAGCCTATCGGCATCACCGGCCGCACTGGGCTGATCCTGCTGGCCAACAAGGATGTGCCGGTCAGCGACGTGAAGCAGTTTGTGTCGGCCCTGAAGGCTGCGCCTGAAAAGTATTCTTACGGCTCGTTCGGCGCTGGCACCACCTCCCAGTTCGCGGGCGAGATGTTCTTTCACGCCGCGGGTGTGAAGATTCAGCACGTTCCCTACAAGGGCAGTGCGCCCGCCATGACCGACCTGATCGGTGGGCAGATTCCCTTCACCGTCGATACGGTGTCAGCCGCGCTGCCGCATCTGAAGGATGGCAAAGTCAAGGCCATTGCCGTGACCACGGCCAAGCGGTCCTCCCTGTTGCCCAAGGTGCCCACGTTGGCAGAGAACGGCTACCCCGGCCTGGAGATGGATACTTGGCTGGCAGTGGTGGCGCCTCGAGGCTTGCCGCCAGCCGTCAAAACCCGTCTGGAGCTGACCTTGGCTCAGGTAGTCTCTGACCCAGAAACCCGTGACAAGCTCATTGGCATGGGCTTTGAGCCCGCCTATGGCTCATCCAAGGCATTGGCCGAGTTGATCGACAAGGAACTGCCTTTGATGCGTGCCATTGCCCAGCGCGCCAGCATCACAGCGGATTGA
- a CDS encoding chromate transporter, producing MAAPDPLQAPPYPDSRPRPADCRDLFWSFTWLALQGFGGVLAVVQRELVEKKRWMTNEEFVEDWAVAQIMPGPNVVNLSIMIGERYFGWRGALAALAGMLTFPLMLVLSLAVVYAQFAEHPAVAGALKGMGAAAAGLIAGMGLKLASTLKKHPLGLPLCIALAVLTVIAMAVLRLPLAWTLPSLGLLACFLTWRKLAP from the coding sequence ATGGCTGCACCTGACCCTCTGCAAGCGCCTCCCTATCCCGATTCCCGCCCCCGCCCGGCCGACTGCAGGGATCTGTTCTGGTCATTCACCTGGCTGGCCTTGCAAGGCTTTGGTGGCGTGCTGGCCGTTGTGCAGCGTGAACTGGTCGAGAAAAAACGCTGGATGACCAATGAGGAGTTTGTGGAGGACTGGGCCGTGGCCCAGATCATGCCGGGCCCCAATGTGGTGAATCTCTCCATCATGATCGGCGAGCGCTACTTTGGCTGGCGCGGCGCGCTGGCGGCCTTGGCGGGCATGCTCACGTTTCCGCTCATGCTGGTCTTGTCGCTCGCAGTGGTCTACGCACAGTTCGCTGAACACCCTGCAGTGGCAGGTGCCCTCAAGGGCATGGGTGCCGCAGCGGCTGGCCTCATTGCGGGCATGGGCCTCAAGCTGGCGTCCACCCTCAAAAAACATCCCCTGGGCTTGCCCCTGTGCATAGCTCTGGCGGTGCTCACCGTGATAGCAATGGCCGTGCTGCGGCTGCCGCTGGCCTGGACGCTGCCTTCCCTCGGCCTGCTGGCTTGTTTCCTCACCTGGAGAAAGCTTGCCCCATGA
- a CDS encoding DUF6150 family protein, with protein sequence MAQILVVKYENQADAKVFEAHYESQADLAVFEVPYDTQANGDALWYQVNYESQATFRIFKVKYESQADLRIFKVKYLEQAGWRVQGHKLQGKLG encoded by the coding sequence ATGGCACAGATTCTGGTCGTTAAATATGAAAATCAGGCGGACGCCAAGGTGTTTGAGGCCCACTATGAAAGCCAGGCCGATCTGGCAGTGTTTGAAGTGCCCTATGACACACAGGCCAATGGCGACGCACTCTGGTATCAGGTGAACTACGAGAGCCAGGCCACGTTTCGCATCTTCAAGGTGAAGTACGAATCACAGGCCGATCTGCGCATCTTCAAAGTGAAGTATCTGGAGCAGGCAGGATGGCGGGTTCAAGGGCACAAGCTGCAGGGCAAGCTGGGCTGA
- a CDS encoding D-serine ammonia-lyase: MSNAPDVLLTTRLRNAQPALWTNAARQAHPPEHMQALGRTISLVDTHAAAHRLERFAGLLAQVFPELSATQGVVESALMPASALLPALGIPADAGKLFIKADHSLPVAGSIKARGGMHEVLEFAEQVALQQGLVSQGGDYRVLAEPAAREVLARYQVAVGSTGNLGLSIGVVASALGFKAAVHMSADAKEWKKERLRLRGVQVVEHTGDYERAVAAGREQAAADPLCHFVDDEQSFSLLLGYSAAALHLQKQLQSQGVVVDAQHPLLVYLPCGVGGAPAGIAFGLRQLLGPHVHCFFAEPVQSPCFMVQMLSDQAPHLGGHPSVYDWGLTNRTEADGLAVPRASLLAAELMKPLLSGVFTVQDATLFEHLVMVLDTLGERIEPSAAAGFSGPAMLTGTTAGQAWLQASGLDAVLHQATHLVWTTGGLLVPDAQYQTFVERGRALLAAKSSAT, translated from the coding sequence ATGAGCAACGCCCCCGATGTTTTGCTGACCACCCGGCTGCGCAATGCCCAGCCCGCGCTATGGACCAATGCCGCGCGGCAGGCCCATCCACCCGAGCACATGCAGGCATTGGGTCGAACCATTAGTTTGGTTGATACACATGCCGCTGCTCATAGGCTGGAGCGTTTTGCGGGCTTGCTGGCCCAGGTGTTTCCCGAGCTGTCGGCGACCCAGGGCGTAGTCGAATCCGCGCTCATGCCCGCCTCGGCCTTGTTGCCTGCACTGGGCATTCCGGCAGATGCTGGCAAGCTCTTCATCAAAGCCGACCACAGCCTGCCCGTGGCGGGCTCCATCAAGGCGCGTGGTGGCATGCACGAGGTGCTGGAATTTGCGGAACAGGTCGCTTTGCAGCAGGGCCTGGTCAGCCAAGGGGGTGACTACCGTGTGCTGGCAGAACCCGCAGCGCGCGAAGTGCTGGCGCGCTACCAGGTGGCGGTGGGCTCCACGGGCAACCTGGGTTTGAGCATTGGCGTGGTGGCCTCAGCCCTGGGTTTCAAGGCGGCGGTGCACATGTCTGCAGACGCCAAGGAATGGAAGAAAGAGCGGCTGCGGCTGCGTGGCGTGCAGGTGGTGGAGCACACCGGCGACTACGAGCGCGCGGTGGCTGCGGGCCGCGAACAGGCCGCGGCCGACCCCTTGTGCCACTTTGTGGACGACGAGCAGTCCTTCTCGCTGCTGCTGGGCTACAGCGCTGCGGCTTTGCATCTGCAAAAGCAGTTGCAATCCCAGGGCGTGGTGGTGGATGCGCAGCACCCGCTGCTGGTGTACCTGCCCTGCGGCGTGGGCGGCGCGCCTGCGGGGATTGCGTTTGGGCTGCGGCAGCTTCTGGGGCCGCATGTGCACTGTTTCTTTGCGGAGCCCGTGCAGTCTCCCTGCTTCATGGTGCAGATGCTGAGCGATCAGGCTCCGCACCTGGGCGGGCATCCGTCGGTGTACGACTGGGGCCTGACCAACCGCACAGAGGCAGATGGTCTGGCGGTTCCCCGGGCCTCTTTGCTCGCTGCCGAATTGATGAAACCGCTCCTGTCAGGCGTTTTCACCGTGCAGGACGCCACATTGTTCGAGCACCTCGTCATGGTGCTGGACACGCTGGGCGAGCGTATTGAGCCCTCGGCAGCCGCGGGCTTCAGCGGGCCCGCCATGTTGACGGGCACCACGGCAGGCCAGGCATGGCTGCAAGCCAGCGGGCTGGACGCTGTCCTGCACCAGGCCACGCATCTGGTCTGGACCACAGGCGGCCTGCTGGTGCCTGATGCCCAGTACCAAACCTTTGTCGAACGCGGGCGTGCCTTGCTGGCCGCCAAGTCGTCGGCCACCTGA
- a CDS encoding LysR substrate-binding domain-containing protein translates to MDIRLSPSLLAWLRSFDAAARHGSFTKAAAELCITQGAVSQQVKQLEDWLRRPLFLRTPRALVTTPEGKWLAVVLRESFDAIESTLAQMRQPPEAATATLSCSPSFAMSWLTPRLGEFFRQHPQTGLRVFGEFHTLDRTRMVRDGVEAAVRFDLSHYPDLNATVFLDEWLVPVASPEFIQQHPGIHTPQDLQGDWLLHDGSAWDGADTFEEWQHWFAQQGVPPPAWTGGQQFNLSQLALGAALAGQGIAMGRAALVLQDVRAGRLVPLLGRSVASRAVYSFVTTHHPSPTMQQVRDWLGEEARRFCEERAKVMPPLLVK, encoded by the coding sequence ATGGACATTCGTCTCTCCCCTTCCCTTCTTGCATGGCTGCGCAGCTTTGATGCCGCCGCGCGGCACGGCAGCTTTACCAAAGCCGCCGCCGAGTTGTGCATTACCCAAGGTGCCGTGAGCCAGCAGGTCAAGCAACTGGAAGACTGGCTGCGCCGCCCCCTCTTCCTGCGAACCCCTCGGGCACTGGTCACCACCCCAGAAGGCAAATGGCTGGCTGTGGTGCTCAGAGAAAGCTTTGACGCCATAGAAAGCACCCTGGCCCAGATGCGCCAGCCGCCAGAGGCTGCAACGGCCACCCTGAGTTGCTCGCCCTCCTTCGCCATGAGCTGGCTGACCCCACGCTTGGGGGAGTTTTTTCGGCAACACCCTCAGACGGGGCTGCGCGTGTTCGGCGAATTCCACACCCTGGACCGCACCCGGATGGTGCGCGATGGCGTAGAAGCCGCCGTCCGCTTTGACCTGAGCCACTATCCTGACCTGAATGCCACGGTGTTTCTGGATGAATGGCTGGTGCCTGTGGCCAGCCCTGAGTTCATCCAGCAACACCCCGGCATACATACCCCCCAAGACTTGCAAGGCGACTGGCTGTTGCACGACGGTAGCGCCTGGGACGGCGCAGACACGTTTGAGGAATGGCAGCATTGGTTTGCCCAGCAGGGCGTGCCCCCGCCAGCCTGGACGGGCGGACAGCAATTCAACCTGTCGCAACTGGCCCTGGGTGCAGCCTTGGCAGGACAAGGCATTGCGATGGGGCGCGCAGCGCTGGTGTTGCAGGACGTGCGCGCAGGCCGGCTGGTGCCCTTGCTGGGGCGCAGTGTGGCATCACGAGCGGTGTACTCCTTTGTCACCACCCATCACCCCAGCCCCACCATGCAGCAGGTGCGCGACTGGCTTGGCGAGGAGGCCCGCCGCTTCTGCGAAGAGCGTGCCAAGGTGATGCCACCGTTGCTGGTGAAGTGA